CCGCTCATCATGCCACCAAGAACGCTTCCCCGGCCGGGATCGCCGCGCAGAAACTCCAGAAAGTAGCGCTCCACGCCGTAGAGGAAGAGGTAAGCGCCCATCACCTGGCCGTC
The nucleotide sequence above comes from Terriglobales bacterium. Encoded proteins:
- a CDS encoding prolipoprotein diacylglyceryl transferase family protein, with the translated sequence DGQVMGAYLFLYGVERYFLEFLRGDPGRGSVLGGMMSGTQLISIVLVIVGGVLWMVRAKPAARPKQLATSG